A single region of the Oncorhynchus keta strain PuntledgeMale-10-30-2019 chromosome 37, Oket_V2, whole genome shotgun sequence genome encodes:
- the n6amt1 gene encoding methyltransferase N6AMT1 — MEVGTTHLTQRNVNAAVNRVSAPTAGSRTIPGTPVPEGEPGSNRQRSAPAPSQLLVEHIAAPCLTSCVCKSVGQMSFPTPLYSHAGRGPFTDVYEPAEDSFLLIDALEQDADRLKKMSPSVCLEVGSGSGVVSAFLASVIGPTALYLCTDVNPEAAQCTLETSRCNAVSLQPIITDLVDSLLPRLCGKVDVLLFNPPYVVTPSEEVGSHGIEAAWAGGRWGREVMDRFFPLLPKLLSNQGLFYLVTVAENNPEEITILLRKFGLQGAPCLSRRTGPESLSVLRFHRTT, encoded by the exons ATGGAGGTGGGCACGACGCACCTCACCCAGAGGAATGTCAACGCCGCCGTCAACAGGGTCTCTGCTCCTACTGCGGGGAGTCGGACAATCCCAGGGACACCTGTCCCAGAAGGAGAACCAGGAAGCAACAGGCAGAGGAGCGCTCCTGCACCTTCCCAG CTTCTAGTCGAGCACATCGCTGCCCCCTGCCTGACATCCTGTGTGTGTAAGTCAGTGGGCCAGATGTCCTTTCCCACCCCGTTGTACTCCCATGCGGGCCGCGGGCCTTTCACTGACGTGTACGAGCCAGCCGAGGACTCCTTCCTCTTGATAGATGCCCTTGAGCAGGATGCTGACAGACTGAAGAAAATGAG CCCCTCTGTGTGTCTAGAGGTGGGCAGTGGCTCTGGGGTGGTGTCCGCCTTTCTGGCATCCGTGATCGGACCTACAGCTCTATACCT TTGTACCGACGTGAACCCCGAAGCAGCCCAATGCACTCTGGAGACGTCTCGCTGTAACGCCGTTAGTCTGCAGCCTATCATCACTGActtg GTGGACTCTCTCTTGCCAAGGTTGTGTGGAAAAGTGGACGTTCTTTTATTCAACCCTCCTTATGTCGTCACACCATCAGAAGAG GTGGGTAGCCATGGCATCGAGGCAGCCTGGGCTGGTGGGAGGTGGGGCCGAGAGGTGATGGACAGGTTCTTCCCGCTGCTTCCAAAGCTACTGTCCAATCAGGGGTTGTTTTACCTGGTCACTGTGGCAGAGAACAATCCAG AGGAGATCACCATTCTGCTGAGGAAGTTTGGTCTGCAAGGAGCGCCTTGTCTGTCAAGACGAACTGGGCCAGAGAGCCTGTCTGTTCTGCGCTTCCACAGAACAACGTGA